One segment of Anatilimnocola aggregata DNA contains the following:
- a CDS encoding RNA polymerase sigma factor: MDEMKLLHDYATTGSQAAFSELVSRHIDWVYGVSLRRAGDAATAEDVTQAVFIVLAKKAKSLPQNTVLIGWLMNVIHYAAADARKAQSRRRQHELKAAEMRLRTTNSPTDQGEVQELLPLVDEAMTRLPTAYRDAVGLRFYGKKSFGELALALGLSEEAAKKRVSRGLEKLRGMLRGRVGAITVTTVTTALTAASAEAAPSGLQAQVLLATTAAQAGGALLVAQGAMNMMAWANVKFAAVAAAIVLGSVGTPMAVVYALRDAKSTMTASERIASLGTASTPITHSDSSDESFILDGGAGLARTLDRELLRFTHEGGAFAWFHLSVPILSVPGHGHVPAEVVIERHGESAAMLVRSTHGGWPYAYVIDNLLVQLDPETPGGLVVAEGVAPEAVIRAPESARRPMTELSVAVSTQKRIDVNIGSLIEELQRDATGRSYDENFNLVRLSSPDAGGRISLAPNAPPGSPPVSSYSVTESVRLAFEIREISVNPQAASLPKLTLPMLESLGLSIRRITREAAVGSLLPTTGFFDNREHRAAAVKLDSLLERRARKPDLAPPH, encoded by the coding sequence ATGGATGAAATGAAACTCCTGCACGACTACGCAACCACGGGCTCGCAAGCGGCGTTCTCGGAGTTAGTGTCGCGGCACATCGACTGGGTTTATGGGGTTAGCCTGCGGCGTGCGGGCGACGCCGCAACTGCCGAGGATGTGACCCAGGCAGTGTTTATCGTGCTGGCCAAAAAAGCCAAGTCCCTTCCGCAAAACACCGTATTAATCGGGTGGCTGATGAATGTCATTCATTATGCGGCGGCTGACGCGCGCAAGGCCCAATCACGGCGGCGGCAGCATGAGCTAAAGGCAGCCGAAATGAGACTCCGCACCACAAACTCACCGACCGATCAAGGCGAGGTACAGGAACTTTTACCTTTGGTTGACGAGGCCATGACCAGACTGCCGACTGCCTATCGGGACGCCGTCGGCCTTCGGTTCTATGGAAAAAAGAGTTTTGGCGAACTGGCTCTAGCGCTGGGGCTGAGCGAAGAAGCCGCAAAGAAGCGGGTTTCGCGCGGGTTAGAGAAGCTCCGGGGAATGCTTCGCGGGCGAGTGGGAGCGATTACGGTAACGACAGTAACAACCGCACTCACAGCTGCTTCCGCCGAGGCGGCACCATCGGGACTTCAAGCTCAAGTGTTGCTGGCGACCACTGCAGCTCAGGCTGGCGGGGCTCTTCTTGTTGCACAAGGCGCAATGAACATGATGGCCTGGGCTAACGTCAAATTCGCGGCGGTAGCAGCAGCCATCGTCCTCGGGTCAGTTGGAACCCCTATGGCTGTCGTGTACGCGCTCCGCGATGCTAAATCGACCATGACTGCCTCCGAACGGATTGCTTCACTGGGCACTGCGTCCACACCAATCACTCACTCTGATTCCTCGGATGAGTCGTTTATTCTCGATGGTGGCGCCGGCCTCGCGCGGACGCTTGATCGAGAGCTTTTGCGGTTCACGCACGAAGGTGGAGCATTTGCCTGGTTCCACCTGTCGGTTCCCATTTTATCGGTGCCAGGTCATGGGCATGTGCCCGCTGAAGTTGTAATTGAGCGGCACGGAGAATCGGCAGCCATGCTGGTACGATCGACGCACGGCGGATGGCCCTATGCCTATGTGATCGATAACCTACTGGTCCAGCTCGACCCTGAGACACCCGGTGGGCTGGTTGTCGCTGAAGGGGTTGCTCCCGAAGCCGTGATTCGCGCTCCTGAATCCGCTCGGCGACCTATGACCGAGCTAAGCGTCGCGGTTTCGACACAAAAGAGGATTGATGTCAACATCGGTTCTCTCATTGAGGAGCTGCAACGGGATGCGACGGGGCGCAGTTATGATGAGAACTTTAATCTGGTCCGACTGAGTTCACCTGACGCGGGCGGGCGGATTTCCTTGGCGCCGAATGCCCCTCCTGGCTCGCCTCCCGTCAGCAGCTACAGCGTGACTGAATCGGTGAGATTAGCGTTTGAAATTCGCGAGATCAGCGTGAATCCGCAGGCAGCCTCCCTGCCTAAGTTGACGTTGCCGATGCTCGAGTCGCTTGGCTTGTCGATCCGCCGCATTACCCGCGAAGCAGCCGTCGGCAGCCTTTTGCCCACTACCGGATTTTTCGACAACCGTGAGCACCGGGCAGCGGCCGTTAAGTTGGATTCGTTACTGGAGCGCCGCGCGCGGAAACCGGATTTGGCACCTCCCCACTGA
- a CDS encoding class I SAM-dependent methyltransferase: MDWAATHFCRQKRCTDGQWMSDLQWHFGALFPHASELGVRQFQKAVRFSREHHRMEGLSFVVGDAENLPFEDDTFDAVVNVESSHCYRSDPAFLAQVRRVLRTGGHVLFADLIGIWISWVRGQGQFGHFHCCKSQLLLRGGLILAVVACLITSCTRDFRAAEAAISFSF, from the coding sequence ATTGATTGGGCCGCGACTCACTTCTGCCGCCAGAAGCGCTGCACAGATGGTCAATGGATGAGTGATCTTCAGTGGCACTTTGGTGCATTGTTTCCGCACGCCTCTGAATTAGGCGTCAGGCAATTCCAGAAGGCGGTGAGGTTTTCTCGCGAGCATCATCGCATGGAGGGCCTCTCGTTTGTTGTCGGCGACGCCGAGAATCTGCCATTTGAGGATGACACTTTCGATGCCGTGGTCAATGTCGAGTCTTCGCACTGTTATCGGTCAGACCCCGCATTCCTGGCTCAGGTGCGACGGGTATTACGAACAGGTGGCCACGTACTTTTCGCGGATCTCATTGGGATCTGGATTTCCTGGGTCCGTGGTCAGGGTCAATTCGGGCATTTTCATTGCTGCAAATCTCAACTCCTGCTTCGCGGTGGCCTGATTTTGGCTGTGGTCGCTTGCCTAATCACTTCTTGTACACGGGATTTTCGTGCGGCTGAGGCGGCAATCTCGTTCAGTTTCTGA